From the Mesotoga prima MesG1.Ag.4.2 genome, the window CTTCGAGAAGTATCAGTCCCTTTATTTTGCGAAAGAGAATGAGATCGATAATCTCGAGGTTTCCGGTGCCACGGTCTTCGAGAGAGATTATGCCTTCGCAACGGCAAAGGACGACTTCGCTCTTCTCAATAAGTTGAATAAAGGACTCCTGCTTGTAAGGGAGAGCGGCGAGTACAGGGATATATTCGAAAAGTGGTTTGGCTCGGCAAACTGGTTCGAACAGAATAAGAGGAATCTGTTGGTGACCGCAGGAATTCTCGTTTTCTTTGTCATTGGTCTGTTTGTCCTCTGGTTCTGGAATCACACTCTTAAAGTACGTGTCAAGGCAAGAACTGAGGAGCTTGAAAGAAAAGCGATCGAGAACGAAGCGCTGAGAGCGAAGATAAGAAGTCTCCATGACATTGCTTTCAAAATGGAAAGTTGTACAGAGGAAGAGGATGTTTTTGATCTAATAGTGAAAGCGGCCACAGAGATTCTGAGTTTTGATTATTACAGTCTTGATGTTGTTGAAGGAGACTACCTGGTAGTTAAGAGACACTCGGATAACATAGAGGTCAACTCTCGTGTTCCGAAGTATGAGGGAATAGCGGGAAGAACATTGAGAACAGGGAAGACAATTATTCTGGACGATGTTTCGAAAGAAGACGACGCCATGCCTTCAAGCAGCAAAATCAAAGCTCTGTTAAGTGTTCCGATTGGAACGATCGGAGTATTTCAGTCGGTGACTATTGAGTCTGGCAGTTTCAACAATGAAGACGCGGAGCTTGCCGAGTTACTGATGTTTCATGCTCTTGGAGCCCTTGAAAGGATCAAGAAGACTAGAGAAATACAGTTCCTTGCTTTTCACGATTCGCTGACCGGTCTTTACAACAGGACCTTCTTCGATGAGGAAGTATCGAGAGTAGACACTTCGAGAAATCTTCCAATTTCCGTAATTTTCGCGGATGTAAACGGGCTGAAGGGTTTGAACGACCGTTTCGGCCATTTCTACGGCGACGATTATCTGAAGACTATATCTTGCACAATCAAAGAATCCTGCAGGCACGAGGATCTAGTTGTTCGATGGGGTGGAGATGAGTTCGTTGTCCTTCTTCTGAGAACAGACACCGAAATGGCAGAGGAAATCGTTTCAAGAATCGAGAAAAATCTGAGCAAGATAGACTGTTTCGCCGTGGAAGCTAGTGTCTCATTTGGAGTAGCCACTAAGAGAGACATTCTAACTGATTTTCAAGATGTGCTGAGAAATGCGGAGCTTGCAATGTATTCGAAGAAAAGAGAACTCAGAAGATAAGACAGAGTCCAGAAGACCAACCTTTCCTGAAACAACTGGCGATGATTAAGAGTGATTAAAGACGATTATGTCTTCTTTTTTTCTCTAAAGTTCTTATCACTAAGATTTCCTCTGTCATTCAAATTTGTTTCGAGTTCGTTCGCTTGTTATAATTATTATGTTTGTACGTACATGTGTACATTCGTATGTACAGAACAACTTTATAAGGAGGGTTTTGCTAATGCGAAAAGTACTTATGTTACTTGTCATGGCTTCACTTCTTTTCGGAGCCACACTGGGATTTGCAGTTTACGAAATTGCCTTCATAGTCAAGGCAACGGATTCTGACTTCTGGCAGTACACGATAGTCGGCGCCGAGAACGCCGAACACGATCTACAGGGCCTTGTTAATGTCACGGTCTACGGACCTCCGTCCGAATCAGACATCGACAAGCAGGTCGCTATTCTTGAGGACGTTGTCAACAAGAAGCCAGACGCAATCGTTATTTCTTCGACAAGCTCGGAAGCTCCTTCTCTGATTCTAGACGAAGCTTACAAGCAGGGTATCAAGATCATTCTCATTGACAACTTTGTCTATGACACCGGATACAATTCATTCCTCGCCACCAACAACAAAGTCGGAGGCGCTCTTGCAGCCGACAAGCTTGTTGAATATCTCAAGGCAGCAGGTAAGGACCTCAAGGGTAAGATCGGTCTAGTAAGCGCAATGGCTGGTGTTCAGGTTCTTACAGATAGAGACGATGGATTCAAGACAAGACTCGCCGAGATAGCTCCTGATCTAGAAGTCCTCCCCACGATCTATGTTGACAACGACATTTCTAGAGCGGCCAACGCTACGGAAGACCTCTTAATCGCTTACGACGATCTAGTTGGAATGTTTGCGGACAACAACCACACAGGTGACGGAGTTGCCAGAGTTATCGAGCTTCAAGGTCTTCAGGATGAAGTCATCGCGGTTGCATACGACTCGGACCCGCAGGAAATTGATGCTCTCAGAAACGGCTCCTTGAAGGCTCTTATCGTTCAGGATCCTCACGGTATGGGTTACAAGGGTGTCATGTTTGCCTTCATGGCAATCAATGGCGAACCGCTTCCCGAGTATTTCGATACTGGAGTCTACGTAGTCGAGAAGGATATACTTGATGATTCTATGTGGGTTCTCGACCCATTCTCAAGGAAGAAGTACTGATACCTTAAGTTTCTAACGATTATGGGCAGCGAAAGCTGCCCTTTTTCAGAAATTTTTGCCTATCCCGGGAGGTATTTATGAATAGAGACATTCCTTTTAACAGGCGTTTCGATAATACTTTGCTGAATCCCGAATCAAAGTGGGAGGATATTGAGAGCTTCGTTGACGATACACTCGAGTACAATTTCAGAAATGTGGTTGTTCCGTGGTATGCGATCCCTACTTATGTTATTGAAAAAGTCGAGGGAACTGAGGTTGGAATTAACGTAGGCCCAGGAGGCTTTCCGCTCGGCATGGTTCCCACAGAGTTGAAAATGAGAGAAATAGAATACTACATGTCTCTCGGAGAGGCGGTTACTGATTTCGACATTGTGATAAACGTATCCGCAGTCAAATCAAGAAACTGGGATCTGATGAAACGGGAGTTCGTAACTCTTTCCGAGCGAGTGAAGAAAGGAAACAGAGTCTGTAAATTCATAATCGAGACCAGCAGGTTGACTGAAGAGGAAATAGTCAAGGTATGTGAACTGATAGTCGACGTTCCAACGATCGACTTCGTTAAGACCGGGACGGGTTTCGGTCCCAGAGCAACCTCCTATCGCGATGTTGAACTCATTAACTCCATCGTTTCCGGGAAGAAACAGATCAAAGTTTCCGGCGGCGTCAGAACTCTCGAACAGGTCGAGAGATTCATGAAACTGGGAGCCACAGTCTTCGGTTCGAGTTCCAGCGTCTCCATATACAAAGAGTATGAAAAGAAATACGGTGGCTAAAGGAGAGCGATGACATGCCCGAGGAAAAGACCGTAATTGAACTAGAAGGTATAAACAAAACCTTCCCTGCCGTTAGAGCTCTTGACAATGTCTCCCTCTCCGTCAAGAGTGGTGAGGTAAGAGGCCTTGTGGGAGAGAACGGAGCTGGGAAATCTACACTTATAAAGATAATCACAGGTGCTTACACGAAGGACTCAGGGACAATGATCTTTGAGGGAAATGAAATTACCAGGAACTCACCATTGATATCCAAGGGGTTGGGAATCTACGCCGTTTATCAGGATGTAATGGTAACTCCCGATCTTTCAGTGGCAGAAAACTTCTTTCTGGGGCAGCAACCTAAGATTGGCCCATTCATAAACTGGAAGAAGATGTACAAAGAATCAATGGAGTTTCTGGAAAACATCGGTCTGGATATAAACGTTCGCAAGAGCATTAAAGAGTTGAGCATTGCTGAAAGTGAAATGATTACAATTTCCAAGGCACTCTGGCAGAAGCCCAGACTCGTCATCTTTGATGAACCGACTGCCGTGCTTACAAGAAACGAGACTAAAATCCTCTTTCAGATAATAGATGAGCTCAAAAATCAGGGAACGGCCGTAATCTATATCTCGCATAACCTTGAGGAGGTCTTTGACATCTGTGATACGGTTACCGTTTTGAAAGACGGGGCCACGGTGGGAACTTACACAACGGAAGAGCTTGAAAACGTTGAGAAGCTGATCCCCCTAATGGTTGGAAGATCGATCGAGGAGATGTATTTGAAGAAGGATACAGAACCCGGCAGAGAACTCCTAAGGGTTGAGAACCTTTCCGGAGAGAGATTCGAGAATATCAGTTTTCATGTCAGGGCAGGCGAAGTCGTGGGATTCTTTGGCCTGGTGGGCGCTGGAAGAACTGAGATTGCACGGGCGCTTTTCGGTGCCGATCTTCTCAAAGAAGGGAAAATAGTAGTTGAAGGCAAAGACGTTTCGATCAAGACACCGAAGGATGCGCTGATGAAGGGTATTGGCTATCTTCCGGAAGACAGGAGAAAACAAGGAATCTTCTTGCAGCAGGATATAGATTTCAATATAAACATAATTAACTTTGACAAGGTGATGACGGGTCCTATCATCAACTATGGGAAGGCTCATTCACAGGCCAGAGAATATATCGACAAGCTCTCAATAAAGATTGGCAGCATCTTCCAGCCGGTTTCCGAGCTGAGTGGTGGAAACCAGCAGAAGGTAATCATCGCGAGATGGCTCTGCAAAAACACAGATGTTCTAATCTTCGATGAACCGACCGTCGGAATCGACGTTGGGACGAAATCAGAGATATACAAACTCTTCGGTGAGATACTCTCCAGCAACAAGGGAATAATTTTAATCTCTTCATATCTTCCCGAGCTAATGGGAATGTCCGACCGCATCTACGTTATTTCTAACGGTAGAATGGCTGGCGAGGTTCATAAGAAAGATTTTTCCGAGGAGTTTTTGCTGACACTGGCAATGAAGAACATTGTCTCAAGAGAAAAGGTAAAGGAGGCGGTCTGAAATGGCTGGAAGGAGAGAAAGGAAGACATTTACTGAAAGAAACCTTTTGATCATTCTGGTTGTGATGTGGGTCTTTCTGGCCATCGCAACAGGAGGCAACTTTTCCTCATGGGCTAACATAACCAATCTCATCAGGCAGTCATCCATAAATGGTGTGGTTGCCATCGGTATGACCCTTATAATCATAACTGGCGGAATAGATCTTTCGGTTGGTTCTATAGTTGGACTCAGCGGAATGGTATTTGCGATATTCACTTCTACTAGGGGAGAATTTCAGTTTCCCACAATTGTAGGTATATTGCTGGCACTGGGAATCAGTGCGCTAATAGGTTTGGTCAACGCAGTTGCCGTACATGATGGAAAGGTACCGGCCTTCATTGCAACCCTAGGTATGATGACGCTCGTAAGAGGTGTAGTAATGTATATATCCAGCGGAAGAATGGTAACTGCCGTTCCTCTGGAGTACAGGAGATTCGCAGTTTTAGAGTTTCTCGGAATACCGGCGCTCGCTTGGACGTGGATAATTCTCGCCGGCTTCATGATGCTCGTGCTCAAATACACAAAATTCGGAAGGAATCTATACGCCATAGGAAGCAATGAGGAAGCTGCAAGGCTGTCAGGTATAAATATCCGGCTGAACATGTATTCCTTCTACATTGTGGCCGCATTGTTCAGTGCTATAGCCGGTTTGATGCTGGGAACGAGAATGGCCGCAGGGGTCCCGACAGGGGGAGACGGTTACGAACTCGACGCCATAGCCTCGGTTGTCATCGGAGGAGCAAGTCTGAGCGGAGGGGTAGGAACCGTTCTTGGGACGGCCCTTGGCGCTCTTATAATCCAGACCATAAGAAATGGCGGTAATCTTCTTGGTGTAGATCCATTTATAATGCAGATCGTTATCGGAGCAATAATAATCCTTGCGGTCTTCTTCGATCAGTTCATAAAGAGCAGGAAGAAGGGCGAAGGTCTTAAGAAACTCTTCAAAAGGGCGTGATAGATAATGAAGATAAATAAGTTCTTTCATGTGGCAGTAGAAGTTCCCGATCTCGATAAAGCGCTCGAGTTCTATATAGGCCTTCTCGGGTTGAAACTGGTTAACAGAGAGAAGCTGCCTGAAAAGAAACTCGAAGTAGCATTCGTTGCCGGCGAAGGTTGTGAAATCGAACTCATGTGCTACGAAGATAGCAAGGAGAGGAAATTTGCTCCCGAGTCACAGTCTCACTTTCAGCACCTCTCTTTCGTTGTAGATGACATTGAAAAAGCAATGGATTATTTGAAGAGCAACGGCATTGAACT encodes:
- a CDS encoding sugar ABC transporter ATP-binding protein: MPEEKTVIELEGINKTFPAVRALDNVSLSVKSGEVRGLVGENGAGKSTLIKIITGAYTKDSGTMIFEGNEITRNSPLISKGLGIYAVYQDVMVTPDLSVAENFFLGQQPKIGPFINWKKMYKESMEFLENIGLDINVRKSIKELSIAESEMITISKALWQKPRLVIFDEPTAVLTRNETKILFQIIDELKNQGTAVIYISHNLEEVFDICDTVTVLKDGATVGTYTTEELENVEKLIPLMVGRSIEEMYLKKDTEPGRELLRVENLSGERFENISFHVRAGEVVGFFGLVGAGRTEIARALFGADLLKEGKIVVEGKDVSIKTPKDALMKGIGYLPEDRRKQGIFLQQDIDFNINIINFDKVMTGPIINYGKAHSQAREYIDKLSIKIGSIFQPVSELSGGNQQKVIIARWLCKNTDVLIFDEPTVGIDVGTKSEIYKLFGEILSSNKGIILISSYLPELMGMSDRIYVISNGRMAGEVHKKDFSEEFLLTLAMKNIVSREKVKEAV
- a CDS encoding ABC transporter substrate-binding protein, which translates into the protein MRKVLMLLVMASLLFGATLGFAVYEIAFIVKATDSDFWQYTIVGAENAEHDLQGLVNVTVYGPPSESDIDKQVAILEDVVNKKPDAIVISSTSSEAPSLILDEAYKQGIKIILIDNFVYDTGYNSFLATNNKVGGALAADKLVEYLKAAGKDLKGKIGLVSAMAGVQVLTDRDDGFKTRLAEIAPDLEVLPTIYVDNDISRAANATEDLLIAYDDLVGMFADNNHTGDGVARVIELQGLQDEVIAVAYDSDPQEIDALRNGSLKALIVQDPHGMGYKGVMFAFMAINGEPLPEYFDTGVYVVEKDILDDSMWVLDPFSRKKY
- the deoC gene encoding deoxyribose-phosphate aldolase encodes the protein MNRDIPFNRRFDNTLLNPESKWEDIESFVDDTLEYNFRNVVVPWYAIPTYVIEKVEGTEVGINVGPGGFPLGMVPTELKMREIEYYMSLGEAVTDFDIVINVSAVKSRNWDLMKREFVTLSERVKKGNRVCKFIIETSRLTEEEIVKVCELIVDVPTIDFVKTGTGFGPRATSYRDVELINSIVSGKKQIKVSGGVRTLEQVERFMKLGATVFGSSSSVSIYKEYEKKYGG
- a CDS encoding ABC transporter permease; translation: MAGRRERKTFTERNLLIILVVMWVFLAIATGGNFSSWANITNLIRQSSINGVVAIGMTLIIITGGIDLSVGSIVGLSGMVFAIFTSTRGEFQFPTIVGILLALGISALIGLVNAVAVHDGKVPAFIATLGMMTLVRGVVMYISSGRMVTAVPLEYRRFAVLEFLGIPALAWTWIILAGFMMLVLKYTKFGRNLYAIGSNEEAARLSGINIRLNMYSFYIVAALFSAIAGLMLGTRMAAGVPTGGDGYELDAIASVVIGGASLSGGVGTVLGTALGALIIQTIRNGGNLLGVDPFIMQIVIGAIIILAVFFDQFIKSRKKGEGLKKLFKRA
- a CDS encoding VOC family protein, with protein sequence MKINKFFHVAVEVPDLDKALEFYIGLLGLKLVNREKLPEKKLEVAFVAGEGCEIELMCYEDSKERKFAPESQSHFQHLSFVVDDIEKAMDYLKSNGIELESPDPIPVFDGKVFYNTFKGPGGELLEIAEEKRPRLNH
- a CDS encoding diguanylate cyclase domain-containing protein, with the translated sequence MKNGKAFLSFFLVLLSTFAFADKLTFGGDSAYPPYEFVDENGEYTGFNVDLMKAVSRVAELDIEIELGEWDLVVEKFKSGELDGLIGMAVTPERQKIYGFSIPHNTLHMAIFYRKGSQEPTVDDLRGREIVVQRNGVMDDYLLENSITDKIVAVESPLDGLKLLSSGTGDFGLFEKYQSLYFAKENEIDNLEVSGATVFERDYAFATAKDDFALLNKLNKGLLLVRESGEYRDIFEKWFGSANWFEQNKRNLLVTAGILVFFVIGLFVLWFWNHTLKVRVKARTEELERKAIENEALRAKIRSLHDIAFKMESCTEEEDVFDLIVKAATEILSFDYYSLDVVEGDYLVVKRHSDNIEVNSRVPKYEGIAGRTLRTGKTIILDDVSKEDDAMPSSSKIKALLSVPIGTIGVFQSVTIESGSFNNEDAELAELLMFHALGALERIKKTREIQFLAFHDSLTGLYNRTFFDEEVSRVDTSRNLPISVIFADVNGLKGLNDRFGHFYGDDYLKTISCTIKESCRHEDLVVRWGGDEFVVLLLRTDTEMAEEIVSRIEKNLSKIDCFAVEASVSFGVATKRDILTDFQDVLRNAELAMYSKKRELRR